A stretch of the Pan troglodytes isolate AG18354 chromosome 20, NHGRI_mPanTro3-v2.0_pri, whole genome shotgun sequence genome encodes the following:
- the LOC107969623 gene encoding olfactory receptor 1I1, whose product MEPENQTEISEFFLQGLSEKPEHQTLLFTMFLSTYLVTFIGNALIILAIITDSHLHTPMYFFLFNLSLVDTLLSSTTVPKMLANIQTQSRAIPFVGCLTQMYAFHLFGTMDSFLLAVMAIDRFVAIVHLLHYLVLMCPSVCGLLLGASWMITHLQSLIHTCLMAQLTFCTGSEISHFFCDLMPLLKLSCSDTHTNELVIFAFGIVMGTSPLSCILLSYIRIFWTVFKIPSTRGKWKAFSTCGSHLTVVSLSYGTIFAVYLQPTSPSSSQKDKSAALMCGVVIPMLHPFIYSLRNKDMKAALGKLISKVAVPCPRPEQLLDVYHVPGSLLGARDTEMHPPTLEEFRV is encoded by the coding sequence atggaaccagaaaaccaaaccGAAATCTCAGAATTCTTCCTCCAGGGACTCTCAGAAAAGCCAGAGCATCAGACCCTCCTCTTCACAATGTTCCTCTCCACATACCTGGTCACCTTCATTGGAAATGCCCTCATTATCCTGGCCATTATCACGGACTCTCACCTCCACACACCCATGTACTTCTTTCTCTTCAACCTCTCACTCGTTGACACCCTATTATCCTCCACCACCGTCCCCAAGATGCTAGCGAACATCCAGACTCAGAGCAGAGCCATCCCCTTTGTGGGCTGCCTCACCCAGATGTATGCCTTCCACCTGTTCGGGACCATGGACAGCTTCCTCCTGGCAGTAATGGCCATCGACCGCTTCGTGGCCATTGTCCACCTGCTGCATTACTTGGTTCTCATGTGCCCCAGTGTCTGTGGGCTGCTGCTGGGAGCATCATGGATGATCACCCACCTCCAGTCTCTCATACACACCTGCCTCATGGCTCAACTGACCTTCTGCACCGGCTCTGAAATCTCCCACTTCTTCTGTGACCTCATGCCCCTGCTGAAGCTCTCCTGCTCAGACACGCACACCAACGAGCTGGTGATCTTTGCTTTTGGCATTGTCATGGGCACCAGCCCACTCTCCTGCATCCTTCTCTCGTACATCCGCATTTTCTGGACAGTCTTTAAGATCCCTTCTACTCGGGGCAAGTGGAAAGCCTTCTCCACCTGTGGCTCACACCTCACTGTGGTGTCACTGTCCTATGGGACCATCTTTGCTGTGTACTTACAGCCCACATCCCCCAGCTCCTCCCAGAAGGACAAGTCAGCCGCCCTAATGTGTGGGGTGGTCATCCCCATGCTCCACCCCTTTATCTACAGCCTACGGAACAAGGACATGAAGGCAGCCCTGGGGAAGCTCATCAGCAAAGTGGCTGTCCCCTGTCCTAGGCCAGAACAGTTATTGGATGTTTATCATGTTCCAGGATCACTGTTGGGTGCTAGGGACACAGAGATGCATCCCCCTACCCTGGAGGAGTTCAGAGTCTAG